In Alnus glutinosa chromosome 7, dhAlnGlut1.1, whole genome shotgun sequence, the sequence TGAGCCTTCCCTCTCACCTTATCTGGGATGCCCGGGATTGGTTCAGAAAACTTTCCCCGAAGTCCATCAATGGTTTCGATAACTTGGGAAGAAAATTCTTGATCCAATTTTTGGTAGGACAAGTACGGAAGAAGCCTTTGGCCTATTTGATGTTGGTGTGCTAGCAAGATGATGAGTCCTTAAAAAACTACATCATGAGGTTCAACCCAACCAAATTGTCCGTAGAAAGTCCCACGGATGAAATGGTATATGCTTCTCTGTACCAGGGATTACATCCACATAAACCAGGAAGAAACACTTTGAGCCATGATCAGCTCCCGACAGGCTCAAGTCTTGGTTCCTACGAatcccaagaagaagaagaagaatccgcAAGCAGAGCAAGCAACCGAGGTGAAACCGTGCAAGCAATTCAAGGACTACAACTTCATGCCCCTCAACGAGTCAATACATGAAGTCCTGATGGAAGTTAGGAAGGATCCTAACTATGTATGCCCTCAAACGATTACGAGAGAACCATCGGAGAGGAACAAGGACAAATATTGTGCATATCATGACGTAATGGGCCATCACACCGAGGGTTGTGTATCCTTGTGGCTCATGATCGAAAGGTTCATTAGGAACGAGAAGCTTGTCCAtttctgtaacgccccgccttttacaaaaaggcgtaagtaaaaaattttcgatttccacgtaacattactacaacatcagagttagaaattggtagcggaatataatttatccaacaggcttggattaaataacacatcaaagcttttaaattaaatacctctagacattcattagaaaatacttataacaaatacaaggaaacaGGTGTCCATAGTGACACAAGAGAATACAAGGAAATTATTAGTAATCTTGttaacataaaatgttataaacacagaagactacaaacaaaatacaaactatGCATCTTTAACTTGAAGACCACTCGAGCTCTAATCTTTAtctataaacctgcaccaatgtgtatatatagaaataaaaacacaaaacaacctaagtgagtccattgtttcccataataataatatgaatgctgatttatttaataaatgccacataatgcaaatatggttttatagtcacgtatatatgcaatatataatccgtggtagctaatcacagtcatatattaaatatatacctaaccataaaacagtaatatgacagttttaaatgcaaggCTTAATTACCAATTTtatgcactcctctcgtgaaggaaccaacggtccggatTAGCGTGTCACGGGAGCCAACGGTCCCAGTTGGCAATACCATCAACACCCCAgctgtattagccaactctcacatttattagtttgttactggaatccaaaggtcccagtagactatgagccaaaggtcataacccgtttatttattaagtttcacggaagccaaaggttccactggTAGCCATCAACACCCCAgctgcataccagctttgttattaaccagtttagttaaaatagaaaacatgtaaattcacatgcacaGCCAAATTAAATAaggcagtaaacacaatattatggaaaaatccaccagcttcgttctcagtaagtatagagatacttacagctcTTTGGTGCAGTTTTCCAAATCATCtgcaataattatatatatatatatatatatatatatatatatatatatatatatatatatatatatatatatatatatatatatatatatatgatattagtATCAATTCACTTTTCCAACTATCTGGTTTGTCATTTTTATATCTATATTAAAAATCCTTATAAAGTGTTTATCATTTACTCAAAAATACTAACATCCTCTAACATACCCAATTATTTCCTTATCTACTAATAGAACGATACTCTAAAACCCAAATCTACTTTTAAACTTTATATAAATCttaattgattattttgaaATCCATATTGCAATTCATTTTAAGATCCAACCTTTGAAAATACTATTTATCCAACATCACAACTGAGACACTTCTCCTGTTACATAATTAGTTAaccaaattctattaaaacCCATTTATCCTCAATTTTACACATCACACCattaaaccataaaaccaaATACTAAAATATAGTTCTAAGATACCCTAACCCAAAACAGGAACACCATCACGACTTCACACAACCGgtacaaaaacaccaaatacaCTGTATCATAACATATACATACTACACCACCCAAAACCGGCTAATCGAGGACCTATCTAAAACACAGTACACAAAATACATCAAGGAAAATACCCAACACCTAGCAACCAACCAAACCCAATCAAAACTCACCCATACAACCCAAAACGCAGTCCAGTCCACACAACCGAAACAACACACAACTCAGTACACCTAGCCGGTCAAAACAAcgccacacacacacacacggctgGTCGAGACAGGGGACCCAAAACAGAGGCAAAGCCAATCATCCACACACACGGGTTCTACccagaaaaatacacacaatcgGGTCAATCCAAatactcaataaatccaaataCACAACAAAAAACCACAATAAATCAAACAGAAATTACAAGAAATCATCAGGAATTTAAGGCTGGGGAAATTCACCAGAAAATTGCCCATGGAAGTCACCGGATTTCCggccagaaccgccggaaaCCGCTACTGGGACCGTCACCGGCGATgacccatggaggatcgggtctgGGTTTCGCCGGAGAGTCGGGTTTCAGCTCCGGTTCTTCTGGGTCTGTCGGGTTTGACGGGTTCCGGTTCTGGGTCTTCTCCTCCGTCGGTTTCCCTCTCTCGGTTCTCCCTCTCTGattcactctctccctctcggctgtctctctctcaagtATCTCGTTTTCCCTTTCTCTCGTCCTCTCTGTcttaaaaaaggaagaagagaagaaagggaACCAGGCGAATGGGAAAAGAGAAATGGAGGATACAGGTCgctctctcaaattctctctcaGACTCACTTAATCTCCCCCTTTTATCTCCGAATTTCCCTCATCTTCCCTTCTCTATTTCCCTCACTTTCTAGCTCTCCCTTCTCCCCACGATCGTCTCTTGCTTAGAGACTCGGatgaaaaaaggaagagaaagagtaagaggaagaaaagagaaaaggaggaaagaaaagaaaatcaggaAGAGAAAGGGGATGattctctctttcactctcacCGTCTCTTTTGTCTCTCAGATTGAAGAGAGTAAGGAAGGAatgagaaagaaggaagaagtgcGAGTTTCAGAAGGGGAAGGAGAGTCTGTTAAATAGGCGTGTAGCAAGGGTGACGTGAAGGGGAATGACGCACAGAGATTACGAAGAAGATTCCTTCACCCAGATTCAATTAATCTGCAGATTCAATTAATctgtatataaaatattttttgaatatttttatatcaGGTCTTTACCATTTAATAACTCAttagaatataattttaaacctaTTTTGAGTCCAGTttgtttcataaataatgttaatttttgaataacattattacattgataatattattatacaaaataatattatatcaaaataatatcttgtacaataaatatttcaaaataatattatatattaataatattattctacaaaatattctcgtataaaaatattagagatattattattccaatcaatttacttaaatatttaggttttggaacaGATAGCACATAAAGATGCAatttatcagaataatgtcgatcaAGCAATTAAAAGTGTGAATTGATCGCCAtagatcttaaattctatttaagacaCATTGTCTTAAAATGTAGGGTGTTACAATTTCCTTATGGATAACCGAGCCCAACCTGAACAGAACAGAGATAGACAGCCTCAGAACAACCCACCTCGGGACCATAGCCCAGAAGAAGGGAAGAGCCATGAAGGGAAGTGCCACAAAGAGAAAGAAGCAGGAACAGGAGTGTGAGGAAACTCGATCACTGAGATCAGTGTGTCATAGTTGAGATTCAGACGATATCCAAAGGGTTTGTAGGAGGTGGAGAGTCTAGCACTGACAGGAAGGCCTATGCTAGGCAAAGGAAAAATTGGGAGGCCTTGCAAATCAACAGTCCTCACAAATCTCAGAAAAATGAAACCCCCGGTTGTGGGGTTCTTAGATGAAGATTATGCGAGAGTGTCCCTTCCCCATATTGATGCCCTGGTCATTATGTTGCAAGTGGCCAACCACATTATCCACCGGATATTTGTGGATAACAGAAGTTCAACCGACATCCTGTATTGGTCGGCATTCACTCATATGGACATAAGTCGAGATAAGATTGTCCCATCCAGATATCCTTTGATGGGCTTCGCAAGGGAGCAAGTTCAACCAGTTAGCTCTATTGAACTCCCGGTAACAACAGGGGACCACTCGAGACAAAAGACTATAATGGTCAAGTTCCGGGTGATAGGCCATCCCTCGGCCTACAACGCAATCCTTGGAAGGACGGCTCTCAACAAGCTAAAAGCAGTCACCTCCACGTCGCATCTGAATATGAAGTTTTTGAATGAGCACGAAGTCGGGAAAGTCAAAGGGAGACCAATGGGTATCATGACAGTGTTACAATATCACTCTAAAGGATGCTCCCGGGGTCAAAGTCAATGGAAAGGAGAAATAATAATCACAATCGAGGGAGCCAGACAAGGACATGGAGGAATTCGAGATCGGGAGCtcagaaagaaaaataagagtcGGATCCCAATTGTCTCCACTGATCAAAGAATCCTTGGTTGCCTTCCTCTATGATAATGCAGATGTGTTCGCCTGGAGCCTTGAAGATATGCTGGGCATTGATCCCTCAGTATTGACTCACAGGCTAAATGTTAATCCGAGTCACCGGCCAATCAAACAGAAGAGGAGAAGTTTCACTCCCGACAAGAATGAGGCAATGTCAAAAGAAGTAGAAAAGCTCCTGCAAGCTGGGTTCATTCGAGAAGTCGATTATCCTGACTAGTTGGCGAATGTAGTGTTGGTAAAGAAGACAGACGACAAATGGAGGATGTGTGTTGACTTCACTGGCCTGAATGAAGCATGTCCCAAAGACAACTTTTCCCTCCCTCAGATGGACATACTGGTTGACTCCATGTTGGGACATGAGCTCCTCAGCTTCATGGACGCCTTCTCTGGATATAATCAAATTCACATGCATGAAGTTGATCAGGAGAAGACTTCCTTTATCACCGACTGGGAACTATATTATTACAAGATGATGCCTTTCAGTCTAAAAAACACAGAACCAACCTATCAAAGGATAGTCAACAAGATGTTCCGAGACCAGATCGAAAGGAATATGGAGGTATATATGGATGACATGCTAGTTAAGAGCATACAAGCAACAAACCATATAGCAGATCTTAAAGAGACCTTTAACACCCTAAGGAGCTACAAGATGAAGTTGAACCCAGCCAAATGCGTTTTCGGAGTGTCCTCAGGTAAATTCTTAGGATTCATGGTTTCACAAAGAGGAATAGAGGCCAATCCCGAGAAGGTCAGTGTTGTGCTAGATATGCAAGCCCCCTGGACAACAAAGCAGCTACAACAACTGACCGGGAGGATAGCGGGCTTAAACAGCTTTATCTCTCGGTCAACTGACAAGTGTTTGcccttcttcaagatccttAAAAAAACATTCATTTGGAACGACAAGTGCGAAGAGGCTTTTAGCCGGTTGAAAGAATATCTAACCAATCCGCCCCTACTGAGCTGAGCAACCGAGGTAGAGATCCTCTATCTTTACTTGGCTGTATCACCCTCGGTTCTCAGCTCAACCAAGATCTGAGAAGAAGTCGGTATACTTTACCAGTAGAGCACTGCATGGAGCTAAAGAAAGGTACCCTCGGATAGAGAAGTTAGCGTTCACTTTGATCGTGTCGGCTCGAAGGTTTAGGCCATACTTCCAAGCACATGCCATCTAAGTGCTTATTGAGTATCctttgaagaaggtgttgcaaaaacccaacctctcgggaaggttagtcaactgggcATTCAAGCTCGGGGAATTCGACGTTGAATTCCATCTAAGGACAACAATCAAAGGGCAAGTCCCAGCATACTTCATTGTTGATTTTTCCAACATCCCGAAGAGTGAGGAGTTACCCAAAGGCGAGACCTGGATAGCTTATGTGGATGGATCATCCACCCAAACCAACAACGGAGCTGGTTTCGTCCTAACAGCCCGGATAAAGATGTGGTCTCAGTAGCAATAAAGATGGCCTTCCCAACA encodes:
- the LOC133873245 gene encoding uncharacterized protein LOC133873245 encodes the protein MKPPVVGFLDEDYARVSLPHIDALVIMLQVANHIIHRIFVDNRSSTDILYWSAFTHMDISRDKIVPSRYPLMGFAREQVQPVSSIELPVTTGDHSRQKTIMVKFRVIGHPSAYNAILGRTALNKLKAVTSTSHLNMKFLNEHEVGKVKGRPMDVFAWSLEDMLGIDPSVLTHRLNVNPSHRPIKQKRRSFTPDKNEAMSKEVEKLLQAGFIREVDYPD